One Megasphaera elsdenii DSM 20460 genomic window carries:
- a CDS encoding TatD family hydrolase has translation MDIKYYDIGLNLFTRSFPKPEKIIADAAADGICCILTGSEARENRLVDQFVRNHTAFGTAGIHPHVADEATDADLEEIRRIVMTNPKVVAVGETGLDYDRMYSKKENQLHFFKALIAMAEELDKPLFLHERDAADDFLACFKGHEAICPKSVVHCYTGDKKTLAKMLDLGFYIGITGWICDERRAAPLRDAVSILPLDRVLIETDAPYLTPRGFHLPRTNVPNNITYVARTLAGYMDVSVEELIAHAKENTEKLFKLP, from the coding sequence ATGGATATAAAGTATTATGATATTGGACTCAATTTATTTACCCGATCATTTCCTAAGCCGGAAAAAATCATTGCCGATGCGGCGGCAGATGGTATTTGTTGCATCTTGACCGGGTCGGAAGCCCGGGAGAACCGCTTAGTCGATCAGTTTGTCCGCAATCATACGGCTTTTGGCACGGCTGGTATCCATCCTCATGTGGCCGATGAAGCGACGGATGCAGATTTAGAAGAAATCCGGCGCATCGTCATGACGAATCCGAAAGTCGTCGCCGTCGGTGAAACAGGGCTCGATTACGATCGCATGTATTCTAAGAAAGAGAATCAGCTCCATTTTTTCAAGGCCCTCATTGCTATGGCCGAAGAATTGGACAAGCCTTTGTTCCTGCACGAAAGGGACGCAGCTGACGATTTCCTGGCTTGTTTTAAAGGGCATGAAGCGATTTGTCCGAAATCCGTCGTCCATTGTTATACGGGTGATAAGAAGACGCTGGCAAAAATGCTCGACTTGGGTTTTTATATCGGTATTACCGGCTGGATTTGTGATGAACGGCGGGCCGCTCCCCTGCGCGATGCCGTGTCCATCCTGCCCTTGGACCGGGTCCTCATCGAAACGGACGCGCCCTATTTGACGCCGCGGGGATTCCACTTGCCTCGGACGAATGTTCCTAATAACATCACCTATGTGGCTCGGACGTTGGCTGGGTATATGGATGTATCTGTTGAAGAACTCATAGCCCATGCTAAGGAAAATACAGAAAAACTTTTCAAATTACCATAA
- a CDS encoding MTH1187 family thiamine-binding protein, whose amino-acid sequence MNTLIAVAIAPCGTGDEFAPYVAEIVRIIRESGLPNRTNSMFTEIEGEWDDVMAVVKKATQYLTDQGLRAEVVLKADIRPGYTNMMNNKTKAVEDILKK is encoded by the coding sequence ATGAATACATTAATTGCCGTAGCGATTGCGCCGTGCGGGACAGGCGATGAATTTGCCCCTTATGTTGCTGAAATCGTGCGTATCATCCGGGAATCGGGCTTGCCGAACCGGACCAATTCCATGTTCACTGAAATCGAAGGCGAATGGGACGACGTCATGGCTGTCGTTAAAAAAGCGACACAGTACCTGACCGACCAGGGCTTGCGGGCAGAAGTCGTCTTGAAAGCCGATATCCGGCCAGGATATACGAATATGATGAACAATAAGACCAAGGCCGTAGAAGATATATTGAAAAAATAA
- the thiM gene encoding hydroxyethylthiazole kinase: MTESEIRDAVREAAKLAKASNPLTPSITNTVTINFVANAQLAVGGSAAMVYLPDEGVSMAKAGAAMYINVGTLFPIYAETLPKTAAVLHEEGKPWVLDPVAIGMGQMRTDLLMTFKDYKPSIIRGNASEIIALAGLWGLEGGTDTSDVRGVDSTDSVRSAAHAAAALAQWTGGAVAVSGEEDLITDGRQIVLSQGGSEMMPCITGTGCSLGGVMAVYAAVADPFIAAITGAAVYNLAGTKAAAHASGTGSFQTAFIDELYIATPDAIAQNPLAVEEV, translated from the coding sequence ATGACTGAATCTGAAATCCGCGATGCCGTCCGGGAAGCAGCGAAATTGGCTAAGGCGTCGAATCCGTTGACGCCGTCCATTACGAACACAGTGACTATTAATTTCGTCGCCAATGCTCAGCTGGCTGTCGGTGGTTCGGCTGCGATGGTCTATTTACCTGACGAAGGCGTCAGCATGGCCAAAGCCGGCGCGGCTATGTATATCAACGTAGGGACTTTATTCCCGATTTATGCGGAAACACTGCCGAAAACAGCAGCCGTACTCCATGAAGAAGGAAAACCTTGGGTCCTGGACCCCGTAGCCATTGGCATGGGCCAAATGCGGACGGACCTTTTGATGACCTTCAAGGACTATAAACCGTCTATCATCCGTGGCAATGCATCGGAAATCATTGCTTTGGCCGGCTTATGGGGCTTAGAAGGTGGTACGGACACGTCGGATGTGCGCGGCGTCGATTCGACCGATTCCGTCCGCTCCGCAGCTCATGCTGCCGCTGCGCTGGCTCAGTGGACAGGCGGTGCTGTCGCCGTTTCTGGAGAAGAAGATTTAATTACCGATGGCCGACAGATTGTCCTTTCCCAGGGCGGTTCAGAAATGATGCCCTGCATTACCGGGACGGGTTGCTCCCTGGGCGGTGTCATGGCCGTTTATGCTGCCGTAGCCGACCCTTTCATTGCCGCCATTACCGGGGCCGCTGTCTATAACCTGGCCGGGACGAAGGCCGCAGCCCATGCCAGTGGGACAGGCTCCTTCCAGACGGCGTTCATCGACGAATTATATATAGCTACACCTGATGCGATTGCCCAGAATCCATTAGCTGTAGAGGAGGTATAA
- a CDS encoding basic amino acid ABC transporter substrate-binding protein translates to MNKKCLALAAAAMAAVTLVAGCGSSADKKDGASGEQKTLVVGTEPTFPPFEFTENDKYIGFDIDLANAIGEKMGSKVEVKSLGFDALIPALRSGQIDMIASGMDATPERQKQVSFTDPYFHDGYSVVVRKDNTTINGFDDLKGRTVGSQVGTKGVDLATEAGATVKQYDANSQGWMELQSGTCDAVVINTSVALYYMKEGGDKDLKIVGDAKKADAGIAMAVSKDKPELLEKVNKALADLKADGTYAKLYKKWFGIDPKE, encoded by the coding sequence ATGAACAAGAAATGTTTAGCTTTGGCAGCTGCTGCCATGGCAGCTGTGACGTTGGTCGCCGGCTGCGGTTCTTCGGCAGATAAAAAAGACGGCGCTTCAGGTGAACAGAAGACCCTCGTCGTCGGCACGGAACCGACATTCCCGCCTTTTGAATTTACAGAAAACGACAAGTATATCGGTTTTGATATCGACTTGGCCAATGCCATCGGCGAAAAGATGGGCTCCAAGGTCGAAGTCAAGAGCCTCGGTTTCGACGCCCTCATCCCGGCCCTGCGCAGCGGCCAGATTGACATGATTGCTTCCGGCATGGACGCTACGCCGGAACGGCAGAAACAGGTTTCCTTCACGGATCCTTATTTCCATGATGGCTACTCCGTCGTCGTCCGCAAGGACAACACGACCATCAATGGTTTTGATGATCTCAAAGGCCGCACCGTCGGTTCCCAGGTCGGCACGAAGGGCGTAGACCTGGCTACGGAAGCCGGCGCTACGGTCAAACAGTATGACGCCAACAGCCAGGGCTGGATGGAATTGCAGAGCGGTACGTGTGACGCCGTCGTCATCAACACGTCGGTTGCCCTCTATTACATGAAAGAAGGCGGTGATAAGGACCTGAAGATCGTCGGCGATGCCAAGAAAGCCGATGCCGGCATCGCAATGGCTGTTTCCAAAGATAAACCGGAACTCCTGGAAAAAGTCAACAAGGCCCTGGCCGACCTCAAAGCCGACGGGACTTACGCCAAACTGTACAAAAAATGGTTCGGCATAGACCCCAAGGAATAA
- a CDS encoding HAD family hydrolase, protein MYKAYVFDFDYTLANSEKGIVMCFQLLFEAEGYDGIHEEAIRRTIGMTMYDAMASLTGETDPARIQALTTEYKVRFSDKYMTANTHLYPQTLPTLRALKESGALCCIVSTKTRSRIGETLRKYQMESLIDLVVGMEDVAQAKPAPDGINAVCRHFGLDKKDVLYIGDNTIDAKAAQNAGVAFAAVTTGTTTSQEFAPLPHVAIMKDLSEILTIP, encoded by the coding sequence ATGTATAAAGCCTACGTATTCGATTTCGACTACACCCTGGCAAATTCGGAAAAAGGTATCGTCATGTGCTTCCAGCTCCTCTTCGAAGCCGAAGGCTATGACGGTATCCACGAAGAAGCTATCCGCCGCACGATCGGCATGACCATGTACGACGCCATGGCCAGCCTGACCGGAGAAACGGACCCGGCCCGCATCCAGGCCTTGACTACGGAATACAAGGTCCGCTTCTCCGATAAATACATGACGGCCAATACCCACCTCTATCCGCAGACCCTGCCGACGCTCCGCGCCCTGAAAGAGTCCGGTGCCCTGTGCTGCATCGTCTCGACCAAGACCCGGTCGCGCATCGGTGAAACGCTGCGGAAGTATCAGATGGAAAGCCTCATCGACCTCGTCGTCGGCATGGAAGACGTCGCCCAGGCAAAACCCGCCCCGGACGGAATCAACGCCGTCTGCCGCCATTTCGGGCTGGACAAGAAAGACGTCCTCTATATCGGTGACAACACGATCGATGCCAAAGCGGCCCAAAACGCAGGCGTCGCCTTTGCCGCCGTGACGACAGGCACGACGACGAGCCAGGAATTTGCTCCCCTGCCCCATGTGGCAATCATGAAGGATCTCAGTGAAATCCTTACTATTCCCTAA
- a CDS encoding basic amino acid ABC transporter substrate-binding protein has protein sequence MKKKVTTLVAASLAALTLLSGCGSNGTADKKDGAAKGDKTLIVGTEPTFPPFEFTENEKDVGFDIDLAQAVCDKLGYKMEVKNLGFDALIPALKSGQIDLIAAGMDATDERKKQIDFTDVYYQGGYTIVVPTGNTDITGYDSIAGKTVGAQVGSKAADYAREHGANVKEFDTNTQGWMELEAGTCDAVSIDKAVAQYYLQQGGKDKLKIVGEAITSRGVAMGISKDKPELSKQVNEALKELKADGTYAKIYKKWFGEEPKQ, from the coding sequence ATGAAGAAAAAAGTTACGACCCTCGTCGCTGCCTCCCTGGCAGCCCTGACCCTTCTCTCCGGCTGCGGCTCGAATGGTACAGCCGACAAAAAAGACGGTGCTGCCAAAGGTGACAAGACCCTCATCGTCGGCACGGAACCGACGTTCCCGCCCTTTGAATTCACGGAAAACGAAAAAGACGTCGGTTTCGACATCGACCTGGCCCAGGCCGTCTGCGACAAACTGGGCTACAAGATGGAAGTCAAGAACCTCGGCTTCGATGCCCTCATCCCGGCCCTGAAGAGCGGCCAGATTGACCTCATCGCTGCCGGCATGGACGCTACGGATGAACGGAAGAAACAGATCGACTTCACCGACGTCTACTACCAGGGCGGCTACACCATCGTCGTCCCGACGGGCAATACGGACATCACCGGCTATGACTCCATCGCCGGTAAGACCGTCGGCGCTCAGGTCGGTTCCAAAGCAGCCGACTACGCCCGTGAACACGGTGCCAACGTCAAGGAATTTGACACCAATACCCAGGGCTGGATGGAACTGGAAGCCGGCACGTGTGACGCGGTCTCCATCGATAAAGCCGTCGCCCAATATTACCTCCAGCAAGGTGGTAAAGACAAGCTCAAAATCGTCGGCGAAGCCATTACGTCCCGCGGCGTAGCCATGGGCATCAGCAAGGATAAACCGGAACTGAGCAAGCAGGTCAACGAAGCTTTGAAGGAACTCAAAGCGGACGGAACGTATGCTAAGATTTATAAGAAATGGTTCGGCGAAGAACCGAAGCAGTAA